From a single Solenopsis invicta isolate M01_SB chromosome 4, UNIL_Sinv_3.0, whole genome shotgun sequence genomic region:
- the LOC105201452 gene encoding uncharacterized protein LOC105201452, whose amino-acid sequence MPQIMAEAFARGLLDKIMIEVLDVVNRDAEDGKSWEQHVNEETGDALYGRPQANEHTHINYSKAEEIDLIAKIVRDLRDIRIGDSRYVLPPSLLALEKQVKCAACNVDDAPLTNPTTTDVVETQRTTRGQGDTHQIVHAAILESPTEPMEPVKLNRKKKEGEATNEATNVSVGLLQQLIEDMENKTSSICSEDDAPSDSISKEHIVVWEEKKDQFVRTIESNNDDRQITTGTLPNSESIGRFRVVELKHDEELRSHSSQHVASTSREVNLEEIQLEKRSSNSLSSLKPSHDDGTKTVDQILPIEDAEKRKTFSELTVKKKKGFGSRLRKLFRAAFGRRKN is encoded by the exons ATGCCTCAAATCATGGCAGAGGCGTTTGCAAGAGGACTGCTAGACAAGATAATGATAGAAGTTTTGGACGTTGTAAATCGCGATGCAGAGGATG GAAAATCCTGGGAACAGCACGTCAATGAAGAAACAGGCGATGCTCTGTATGGTAGACCGCAAGCAAATGAACATACACACATAAATTACAGCAAGGCCGAGGAGATAGATTTGATCGCAAAGATAGTTCGCGATTTACGCGACATACGAATCGGAGATTCGCGTTATGTACTTCCGCCTTCATTGTTAGCGTTGGAGAAACAG GTGAAATGCGCCGCGTGCAATGTCGACGATGCGCCACTCACGAATCCAACGACAACCGACGTCGTCGAAACTCAGCGCACGACCCGAGGTCAAGGCGACACGCACCAGATTGTACACGCGGCGATCCTCGAGTCACCGACTGAACCGATGGAGCCGGTGAAATTGAATCGGAAGAAGAAGGAAGGCGAAGCGACCAACGAGGCAACCAACGTGTCCGTTGGTCTGCTACAGCAGCTAATCGAAGATATGGAGAACAAAACGAGTTCAATCTGCTCCGAAGACGATGCCCCTTCAGACTCGATTAGCAAGGAACACATTGTCGTCTGGGAGGAGAAGAAAGATCAATTCGTTAGAACTATTGAGAGCAATAATGATGACAGACAGATTACGACGGGAACTCTTCCGAATAGCGAATCAATCGGCCGCTTCCGCGTCGTCGAACTGAAGCACGACGAAGAACTGAGATCTCATTCGAGTCAACACGTGGCGTCCACCTCGAGGGAAGTCAACCTCGAAGAAATTCAGCTCGAGAAACGCAGCTCGAACTCATTATCGTCGTTGAAACCATCACACGACGACGGCACCAAGACCGTGGATCAGATACTACCCATCGAGGACGCGGAGAAGCGAAAAACGTTCAGCGAATTGACagtgaagaagaagaaaggcTTTGGCAGCCGACTGAGGAAACTCTTCCGCGCCGCCTTCGGTCGCCGGAAGAATTGA